cgaatttgcaaaaagtacaatatgttacgaatttgctaaacttatgatatgttacaaattctagataagtggctaacgttaggtagctggGTAACATTAACTAGGCtacgggttagggttatgtttaggagttaggttaaagggttaaggttagggttgggggaagaattagctaaaagggttaaggttaggggaagggttagctaaaaaggggtagggttaggggaagggttagctaacatgctaagtagtagaAAAGTAGCTCAAAAGTAGTAAATAGTTAAAAAGTTGCTAATTACCTCAAATTATAAATTTGtttgtgatgagatttgaactcgcaaccaccccgaccaaccaccttaCTTTCGTTTTTtctttaagtaaccatctgtcttatgtaaccataccaaatgtaacatatcatattaatTTGAGTGTCTTTGATTTACtattactatgttacgtctagtctatgagaccaggctgcaacacacacactaagcacagACATCAATTCCAACAtctgtctattccacgttggtagAACGTAATTTCAtttaaatgacatggaaacaacgttgattcaaccagtgtgcccagtgggtagtaatAAGGTTCAGCTGAAGCAATATCTTTATTTTTCATGTATTACTTGTGTCACTATAGGTCTAGGTCCTGTCTGCAGTGCATTGTCATGGCACTCTTGGCTGGCTGCCCTCAGCTCACAGGGCCATCTGTCCAAGCTGCATATGCCAACTGGCCAGGTCATTATCTGGATTGGAGAGCAGTGAGTGGTTTGATTTAGCATAAAGAAGATGCACACTGCCGTGTAATGCTTTGGCTAATTGTGAAATGTGTTGGCTTGAGACCCTTGCTTTTAGCCCATGCTCAGTTGACACATCTTGCGGAATAAAAATGTTGTACGTGATGGTTTTAGTGTATGTAAAGATTAATTCCCTGGTATTCAATAGATGTGCGATGGCTTAAATTGCGTATTACTGCTCTTTTCCCCAATGTATCCAGAAATGTGCACCATGGTCCATGGGGGCTGTCCATGGACAAGCGTTATTGTCAAGTTGTATGTGGACGTGAGAATGGCTTGTCTTACCACTAGATGTCCCTGTGTTAACACATACTAGCCAGTCTTTGGCTGAACCGCTACCTGGGCTTgaggagatgatgaatatgacgATATCTCCTCTCGCCCAGGATCCTTTAATTCAAAGTCCAATTAATAATGAATCACGAGTGGCGTTACATTTTATTTTGAACGTAAGTTATGatttaaattaattaaataatcAAATGATAATTGGATACTGTATGAGTTATTTTGCTCTGCCTATGTAACTCTAACCGAACAGTGCAATGTCAAAAATAAGACTGCAGTTGATGTCTTGCCTGTTTCTTAAGTCTCTTGTCATTTAATTAAGGATCAGGAAACACTAGCAACTCCATTAGAAGAGAAAGTAATTTGTGCCACCCACACGTCTCCCAATACAATGTTCCAGGAAATATTATCTCAACAAAGAGCAAGCCAATCGTTTGACAAGCGTCCCTAATCCTCAGTAATGGAGCAGTGGACACCCCAGGACTCCACAGTCGATTACACCAGTCTGGGAGTAGTTTGAAGGTGGAACGATATTAATCGTCCCCACTACACTCTCCCAAGTCAACGGGAACACAATGATGACAGGGGGAATAACAGCAGTGACATGGCGACACTATTAGCACTAATCCCCCATTGGCTGCCGGGGGGGCTAGTAGCCAGCTGGCTATGCAGAGTGACACCCTGTCTAAATCAATTTCACCCCTTCTTGGATGCCAAGAGGCTTTGCACTGAAATGGCACTGCAGGGGGTGGTGGGTTGCAGGAGGAGGGTGAGCAGTATATATTTTATGGCAGACCCTGGATGGCCAttttgttttgtgttgtgtgGTTACAGAATGCCACAAGCCAGGGTTTGTAATGGCCCCACAGTACATGTAGATCTCTCCACCTGACTGTGGATGTCTCCTGCCTCACTGACGTGTCTTGTTGTGGCTCTGACCCTTGAGACTAACTAAAGACTGAAGGGATATTCTGTCTTGGCAACTGAGACCACAAGTCATGACACCATGCTATTAGAGTGTCTGCCACCTCTGAGATGCCACACGAGCCAGGGCATAGATGTTGTTATGTTTATCCTCACTGAGGATTCTGGTTCCTCTTAAGGTCTCTTACTGCTTTTCTTCTTTAAGGCCTATCTACCACATGGTATGGACCAGCAGGGGGGTTTGACAGCATTGTGTTTATGACAGTGTCTGTGTGGACATGGGCTTTGCAACCCCCTTCCTCCGCCCCTACCATTCTGACCTCTCCTGTTTTAAACCCCATGGTATTTTGGCATAGGAGAGAGAGCCTTCTCAGGGCTTTGCCATAACAAGGCAAACTATTAGTGCGGCATGTGGACGTGCTATATCAGGGAAGTACTTCCCTGACAAAACCATTTAATCATTGTCATGGGACAGATAGGAATAGAGGGATCAAAAGAAGGTAGAGAAAGGGTGTGGGCCTAAGGGgttgagctgtgtgtgtggaaACTAATATGATGGGAAAAGAGGCCTTgtttgtatgtgtgggtgtgagaGAGCAGTTTGTGTGGTGTGCTGTTTGGTGTGCCAACAGAACTTACATCTGCAGCTTTCTTGTCTGCAACTTCCAGCTTCTCCTGGGCATCCTTCAAGGCCTCAGAGTATTTGTCCAGCTCATCCTCAGTCCCCTTCAGCTTCTTCTGCATCTGGATCAACGCATCGTCATGCTGACAGAGGGAAAGAACAACAGACAGGGaggagtgggaaagagagagacaaacaggcaGAAAGAGAGGAAAtggagagacagtgaggagaggACAATAGAGCGAGGGAGAGACAGTATGAGAGGATGGTTGAAGGGAAGAAACTCAGAGTAAGACAAGCCAGGACATGTGAAGACCAGGCTACAGAGTGGAAAGAACCACACATACAGCAGCAAGACGTGAGAAGGAGAGGTCAACATCACAAGGTTTCCAAAAACATATTTCCATAGGACAAAACTGTTCATTGAAGTCATTGGGAGATTAGAGCACACAATCATGTTAGGTATCACATATTTCAGGGTACGGTTCATTGCTTATTGAACAAGACTATTTTGGAATGTTATAAATAATGATTGGTCGCCTTTGATGAGGAATTGATCCCAAACATCCACAAGTATGAGTAGCCGAATGAATGTGTTGAGGGGTTACAGTGTCAATGCCTTGTGGGTATTAATATCCCAAGGTTCTCAGCCTTCGTCCCTGGCCTGCTGTGTAAAACTATTGTCTGTCCTTGTCGTTGTTCCCAACCCTACTGTTGGATTCCAACTTGGGGACAGGAGGACAGCTGTCACTGTCAAGAAGAATGCCCACACGCACAGTCTTATTATAGTTTTATGGAGCTATATAATGGATATAATGGATATaatgtctctctttgtcttttcCTGTGACTTTCTGTCAATTAAGTTTAGGACTTTATAAAGGCTCCTGGCTGTCAAACTTGGATTTGTcatttggatatttttttctacGTTTTGGTAGAAATACCAAGATAATTTGTTTGCATTCTTCAAACAACTCCGCCTTGAACTTCCTAAATATTGTTATCATAGagttttaaaaaaatacatatgtaaccggtgtgaaatggctagctagttagcggtgcgcactagtagcgtttcaatcggtgacgtcactcgctctgagaccttgaaggagttgtttcccttgctctgcaagggccgcagcttttgtggagcgacgggtaacggtgcttcgagggtgactgttgtcgatgtgtgcagagggtccctggttcaagcccaggtaggggcgaggagagggacggaagcaatacTGTTACACATACACATAGTTAATAAATATGGTATATGCCATAATATATATTAGCTTGAAGAATTATAATTTGTGTTATTTATTGTTAATAACACTTAGTGTGTACATAGGTTGCTTGCCTTCTCTAAGTAATAATTAGCTTTTAAATATTCATATTAAATTCAGCGTTAACAGACCCATTTTGAATTTGAGCTCTATTGTAAGGCCTCAAGATTAACCTTCAGTTGACCTCCCCTAACCAAGGTATGGTTAGCATCTTAGCAATTGTTGGCCTACATGTGTTAGCATGGTATTCGGCGTGCAAAGTTAATCAACTGTGTGTGAGTTAGCATCACCTAATTACTTCCTAACTAGAATTCTACTGAGAATACTAGGCTAAGCTAGGCTAGGTGTCCCCACCTGCTTGCTCTTATCCTCAGCTGCATTTTTGTCAATCTCGGACTGGTCAGCCGCTTCCAGAGCAGTCTCCTTATCCATCTTCAGCATCAGCATCTTCTTCTTGATGGCCTCCATATTGCCAGTGTTTGGTTAGGCTCACGAGGCGAATAAATAAACGTGGATCACTTTCTGGAGAAGGGCTCAAGGAGGATGAGTTGGAGCCCAgaaagagatagggagagagatggacggATAGAGAAAGGGGTGAAAAGAGAGAGGCCAAACTCAGACTATCATAGGGTGGGTGGTTTTATATTTGGTGGAAGGTTGGCCACTCCCCCATCCTATGCCACTCCTCTAACCTATTTTAAGGCTCCTCCACTGACCAAGGCCTCTAAactcattacacacacactggTATTTCTTCTATGGACATGACACGTCCCCTCTTAAAGTCCACCCCCAAAAATGAACTACTACTAATAAATGTCTCCCAGTTTAGAAACCACAGTCATTGTAAGTTGTAAATCAGTTGGAGGAATGGAGATAAAAGACATGTGGAGGAAGGTGAGACCAAAAAATGGACAATAATCAAATGGCGGAAGTAGAAGAACAGTCCCTGATATAGAATGTACATGGTCTAAAAGGTGAGCTTATTCAACGTGGAGTGGGGAAACAATTTACTGTTTGGTTGACAAAGCTGTAATCCTGACAGCCAGTCATTCACTGTCAAGGTGTCACTTTTCAATAGCAGGACATGGCACCCATACGCAAGAAACTAGCCAGTGGTTCACCAACTTTATAATGATGTGACCCCAGCTAAGCTTTTGGAATTTGCCTGGGACCCATCACGTGAAACAAACCAGTGTTTCTTGTCATGATCCAGTCAGCAGTCAGAACTTTTATGTTTAAAACTAACTTTTATTATTTATAGTTTTAAACTTTGTACAAGTTCAAAGTTACATTATTAAGGAACAGTTACATGTGATTTTTGATGCGTCTCATCATAGGATCCAAACTCTTTGTCTCGGCTCATGCAAACATCCAAGGCTGCCAACATCACATTTGATTGAAACCTATTGAATCAGGTGCCACCTCTCGTGGAGCTTAGGTGTGGCAACAACATCATTGGGGGACGGGATGCCTTGTCTATGTAATGGTAGGGGAAACACTGCCATAGGATGAAAGTGCTTCTATTTTTACAGATTGACAATCCATAGGTCCAGCCAGCCCTTGGTCATGGTGGGAGGGGATAAGGGGAGTCTGAGATGCCAGCTATGAGATGCTTGAGGGATATTAATACTTCTTGGCTGACATTGACCTGGGATTAGGAcgaacagagggagagacactTAGAATTTGAAATCCCTGGGCCCTGTCccccacattttacatttacattttagtcatttagcagacactcttatccagagcgacttacagttagtgagtgcatacattctttttttatttttcatactggccccccgtgggaatcgaacccacaaccctggcattgcaaatgccatgctctaccaactgagctacatccctgccggccattccctcccctaccctggacgacgctgggccaattgtgcgccgccccatgggtcttccggtcgcggccggctacgacagagcctggattcgaatcaggatctctagtggcacagctagcactgcgatgcaatgccttagaccactgcaccactcgggagacaccaactcacacacacactggatgatATTCATAGAAGTAGAAACAAAGGTGTGAGATGTTTGAAATTCGGTTACTATAAGGCAAATTACCCCTTCATAATGGTTAGCACTATGGGTGATATAGACTTGGTCAAATTATGGCAAAATTTGCTGAAATATCAAAGACATGTAAATTGTTTAATGGAGTGACATAATACCAGTTATTAGGTTACAACAACTGAAATAATATGTACTGTGTGTAGGTTAAAAGGTATTCTTCCTTTAGAGGTCTTCAGATCGACACAAGGCTAGGAGAGCCTGCTGCATCTCCCCTTTGTATTCTTTCtgtgggtgtgagagagagggacgtaGTTATGACACAGTTACAAACAACAAACCTTTCAGAATGACTATTCAATGTATTGGTGTGCGTGCATATGTCTTCACCTGTAACGTAGAGTAGAGTGAAGTGTTGGTCAGTCTGCGATACTCGATTCTCACACAGAGGAGGTCCTCTTCACTGTGGCTGATAAGAATCCCCTGCACTACACTGCCTTTCTGCAGGACACATACACAATAAACATACACAATTTGAATGAACCTGGCTTACAGAAGACTCTGCCTCAAGACCtgacacaaagacacagaaatCGATAGTCTTACGAGATTGCAATGCCCACTACACTTGCCGACTACACCTCACAACACAGCAAGAATAGTCATGTAGCCAGTGTGAGTCTGGAGTAGAGTCACTGTAGCAGTGTGTGGAGTAGACCACCATATGAAATGAAACTCACCTTAATGTTGCTGTGTAGCCGCTGGGCCAGGAAAAAAGGAATACTTGGGATGGAGCCAACTACAGATGGAAAGAATCAATACATACTGTTAATTAGTGTTGTCATactgtcacacacaaacacacacacacatgagcatTTGAAGAAGTTGAAAGTCAGTCTAGCACAGAGCAATTGAACAAGGCTATGTCTTACCCAGAGTGCGGAAGCCAAGCCTCAGGTCCCCAGAGAAGTGACTCTGTACTGTTTTATCCACAGTCTCCCCTCTCAGATCCTCCAACCTGGATAGCACtgagagatagacagagggggtgaggggggtaATGGAGGCTACAGCCATACCAGGGCTAGGAGGAGAGACAGCGAATGGATGAAAGAGAGATTTGTTTGTTACCTCTGTTGAGATGGTTTGAGTCTCTGGTGGTTAACACCTGAATCCAGGGGGCTGGGTCCTTTTTCTTACCATTCACTGCATCATTCagagcctacacacacacacacacacacacacccacacacacacacacaaaagataTCAAGAGTACTGCCTAATTGGAGGAACTTTCTGGAGGTAATTTTGAGGAAGAACACTCACCTTAACATCCTGGTCAATGAGTTGATAATCAACAATCTCCTTTGAATTCAGTTCCTCCTTCTGTTGGTATTAAAGCACAAATGGCACCTTTCACTTAGTTCAAATTAGGACATTATTTTTCACTGACTGATCTATACAGCCTACTCGGTGAAAGAGGGTGAATACTTGGAGAACCCTTCCATAGGAAAACAcattttggttccagggagaacactttttgggttccatgtagaactctctgAAGAAAGGGTTCGACCTGGAACTgaaagagttctacatggaaccaaaaagggttattcaaagggttctcctatggggccaGCCAATGAACccatttaggttctagatagcactttttttcaatttttttgtgaACTCTacatacatttgaagtcggaagtttacattcattaaaacttgtttttcaaccactccacaaatttcttgttaacaaactatagttttggcaagttggctaggacatctactttgtgcatgacacaagtaatttttccaacaattgtttacagacagattatttcacttataattcactgtatcacaattccagtgggtcagaagtttacatacactaagttgactgtgcctttaaacagcttggaaaattccagaaaatgatgtcatggctttagatgcttttgataggctaattggcatcatttgagtcaattggaggtgtacctgtggatgtatttcaaggcataccttcaaactcagtgcctctttgcttgacatcatgggaaaatcaaaagacatcagccaagacctcagaaaaagattgtagacctccacaagtctgggtcatccttgggagcaatttcaaaacgcctgaaggtaccacgttcatctgtacaaacaatagtacgcaagtataaacaacatgggaccacgcagtcgtcataccgctcaggaaggagacgcgttctgtctcctagagatgaacgtactttggtgcgaaaagtgcaaatcaatcccagaacaacagcaaaggaccttgtgaagatgctggaggaaacaggtacaaaagtatctatatccacagtaaaacgagtcctatatcgacataacctgaaaggccgctcagcaaggaagaagccactgctccaaaaccgccataaaaaagccagactacggtttgtaactgcacatggggacaaagatcgtactttttggagaaatgtcctctggtctgatgaaacaaaaatagaactgtttggccataatgaccatcgttatgtttggaggaaaaagggggttacttgcaagccgaagaacaccatcacaaccgtgaagcacaggggtggcagcatcatgctgtgggggtgctttgctgcaggagggactggtgcacttcacaaaatagatggcatcatgaggaaggaaaattatgtggatatattgaagcaacatctcaagacatcagtcaggaagttaaagcttagtcgcaaatgggtcttccaaatggacaatgaccccaagcatacttccaaagttgtggcaaaatggcttaaggacaacaaagtcaaggtattggagtggccatcacaaagccctgacctcaatcctatagaaaatgtgtgggcagaactgaagaagcgtgtgcgagcaaggaggcctacaaacctgactcagttacaccagctctgtcaggaggaatgggccaaaattcacccaacatattgtgggaagcttgtggaaggctacccgaaacgtttgacccaagttaaacaatttaaaggcaatgctaccaaatactaattgagtgtatgtaaatttctgacatttcacattcttaaaataaagtggtgatcctaactgacctaagacagggaatttttactaggattaaatgtcaggaattgtgaaaaactgagtttaaatgtatttggctaaggtgtatgtaaacttccgccttcaactgtatattgtaaTATTGAGACAACCAAGTCTAAAAGAGAACCTGCTAAAAGAAGAGTGGCAGTACCTTGAGTATGGCCAGTACCAGCTTAGTGAAGTCTTTACTAGTCTCACTGATAAGATCATTCTCCAAGTAACGTCCAAACTCTGCAAACAAAGCAGAATAAGACTACAGTAgggcacactgtgtgtgtgtgtgtgtgtgtgtattgtgagagtgtgtgtgttacccatAGACAGTAGAGCTCACCCTGTTTGTAGGCAATAGTGGCATCTTTAAGCTGCTGTGGTGATTTGGTACACAACACTGCCAATAGACTCTCTTCATCTGTACCAATACCCTGTAACAAATAATTACACATTTAAAGTGATTCGTTCCAGTGATGTAGCCAAGTCACTCAATCTTGAGTCCAAGTGGAGTCCCAAAACCCTTGTGTTTGAGTCCGAGTCGAAGTCTGAGTCCTTTATACTCGAGTCACGAGTCGAGTCACGAGTCCCTTGGTGTGCTAAAAGTAGCTGTCCAACCATTTTTTAAGCGAAATGTCATAACAGTGTTGCACATTTGTAAGGCTAAATAGATAACACAGCTATCTAACATTTGCAGCTAGTACTGTATGTTCAATTAAAGAGAGAGATTTTCTGACAACAAAGTCACAACTGGTTGAGTCCGAATCGAGTCACGAGTCATGAAAATCATGACTTGAGTCTGAGTCAAGTCCGAGTCCTGGGcttgagtactacaacactgattcattcacacacacacacaatacacaagaAAGACGCACACATTCATACAAACcgcagtacaatacagtaattaCACGCCTAAAAATACGATGAACATGTATTACATGTTTATTACAATGATCATTGAAATAATCTGTAATCTGCTCTCACCTCCATGGTCTGTCTGAGGAGATGGGCATCAAACTGAGAGGGGGTCATCATCAGCCCCAGCATGAGTTGCTCCAGCCCCCCTGACAGAGCTTTCTTCAGGGCAGGACACAACTCCTACAGACGAGGGGTAGATAGAGACTGTTGGGCTGGGTTCCAATGCCATATATCACATCCCTTCCCACAGTCTTCTTATAGATGTAAAAGTACTCAATAGTTGGGCAGACagagccacaaagtggtaggctgACAGATCCACATAGTGTTTCAACCAGGTAAGGACAGTTACCTTCTGTGTGAGGTTATGGTAGGACTCTGCGATGCTCTGTCTCTGGGCATTGTTTCGATTGGTCAGGATTCTCACCAGAGTGTTCACGTCACtgcctaatacacacacacacatattttgaATACCTCATCCAATATGTATGTATGATACTAACTACTCCAAACATTCACACCATCAGATTGACGAAATTCTCAGGCAACAAATTGTTTTTAATGAGCCATGGTACTGATTTACTTCATTAGCGAACATTAAACCCTTGAATAGTACCTTTGCTCTCCAAGGCAGTTTGAATGTCGCGGGCGTCCTTCTCTGAGTTGAAGTTAGGGAAGGGTCGCACAGTGCCCAGTGTACCCCACCACATCGCCGGAGACTGGacaagacaggggagagaggggtgatgtCACTGAGTCACTACAGTAAACTTCTATCGCTGACATTTACTGTCTAGCTTCCGTCATGTTGTGTTTAGCCATTCTATATTTTTAGTTTAGTCCAGATgaaggagaagagatgaggagaaagCCTCTTCAGACTATGGAGATGCAGGTTCACTTACACTGGCTTTGGGAGGGGTATTTTGCATACACTTCAGCAGAGCTTCCATGATGGGAGAGACAGAGTAACTGCGATTGAGATGAGGCATAATTAGTGTTGGGGTTATTTGacgtttaaaatatatatatacacagtgagggggaaaaaagtatttgatcccctgctgattttgtacgtttgcccactgacaaagaaatgatcagtctataattttaatggtaggtttatttgaacagtgagagacagaataccaacaaaaaaatccagaaaaacgcatgtcaaaaatgttataaattggtttgcattttaatgagggaaataagtatttgaccccctctcaatcagaaagatttctggctcccaggtgtattttatacaggtaacgagctgagattaggagcacactcttaaagggagtgctcctaatctcagcttgttacctgtataaaagacacctgtccacagaagcaatcaatcaatcagattccaaactctccaacatggccaagaccaaagattgtagacctacacaaggctggaatgggctacaagaccatcggcaagcagcttggcgagaaggtgacaacaggtggtgcgattattcgcaaatggaagaaacacaaaataactgttaatctccctcggcctggggctccatgcaagatctcacctcttggagttgcaatgatcatgagaacggtgaggaatcagcccagaactacacgggaggatattgtcaatgatctcaaggcagctgggacaatagtaaccaagaaaacaattggtaacacactacgccgtgaaggactgaaatcctgcagcgcccgcaaggtccccctgctcaagaaagcacatatacatgcctgtctgaagtttgccaatgaacatctgaatgattcagaggagaactgggtgaaagtgttgtggtcagatgagaccaaaaacgagctctttggcatcaactcaactcgccgtgtttggaggaggaggaatgctgcctatgaccccaagaacaccatccccaccatcaaacatggaggtggaaacattatgctttgggggtgtttttctgctaaggggacaggacaactttgccgcatcaaagggatgatgaatggggccatgtactgtcaactcttgggtgagaacctccttccctcagccagggcattgaaatgggtcgtggatgggtattccagcatgacaatgacccaaaacacacggccaaggcaacaaaggagtggctcaagaagaagcacatgaaggtcctggagtggcctagccagtctccagaccttaatcccatagaaaatctgtggagggagctgaaggttcgagttgccaaacgtcagcctcgaaaccttaatgacttggagaagatctgcaaagagaagtgggacaaaatccctcctgagatgtgtgcaaacctggtggccaactacaagaaacgtctggcctctgtgattgccaataatggttttgccaccaagcactaagtcatgttttgcagaggggtcaaatacttatttccctcattaaaatgcaaatcaattcataacatttttgacatacgtttttctggatgcttttgttgttattctgtctctcactgttcaaataaacctaccattaaaattatagactgatcatttctttgtcagtgggcaaacgtacaaaatcagcaggggatcaaatacttttttccctcactgtgttatatatatatatatatatatatatatatatatatatatatataattatttcaaaTATGCAATGCTATATTATAAAACGGGTTGTTTTAATCCTAGATGCTGATTGGTTGTTAGCAGGGATTTATTGACGATAATTCCCAAATACCATGATGCCATAATTCCATTTCACATATCAATGCGCATCCAATGTCCCGCAGTTCAGTTATCCAACTTTGCATTGATACATTTACCATTGATAAATCAGATACCAAAACTACAGACTTTCGACATTTTATGCAATAGAAACATTGCCTTCATGTATCAATTCACAAACAAATCAGTGATTAcccaaggaaaggagggaggaaagaaTGAGTTTTTGAACAGGGCCACAATGGTCGGTGAAGTCCATTGAAAATACTTTACTTCATTTCCCTCTAGTGTCGCAAATGTACGGAAGAGTATAAGGGCCAAGTGAAGACGGGAAAAATGTTTACAGCGACGAGTGGTGGTACTTATTTTCAGGAGGGTCCACACTGACTCGGACGAGGTATTTCATCCAAATCCGTGttgttacatactgtacataggtagagacaggtgggttgtgtgtgtatgcaagtGTGAAAGGAGATATTATGCTAGGGTACCAACCAAGTCATGTCAGATCAGTGATGATTTATTTATAGCCTATCATAATGTATTTGATAGGCCTATATTTAGACCAATGAATATTTCAAGAAAGGGAGAATCTCACCATGAATATATTCAAACAGTGCCTCAGATTAGCTGGTTTGCGCGTTTAGGAGTGGTCCTTCAGATGCCTCCTCACACAAGCACTTGCGTAAACCCCCTGCTTCATCGTTCATTCTTCCCACAGCCGTCGGATAGTCCTATCATTTACTTTCACTTGCACACTGTAATGTAAAATTAGCCTACAGGTTAAGGTACTCAATCTAGTGGGCCGCTATAGGTTTATAGTGTGCTGAAAATAGCGGTGTTGTAACGAATCTGGAGAGCAGTTTGACATgggacacatacacacgcatagcCCCCTGTCTCCAGGATCCCAAGATAATTCGTTTTATTGGGTGTGTTAACGTAGCCTACTAGCCTATCG
This portion of the Coregonus clupeaformis isolate EN_2021a unplaced genomic scaffold, ASM2061545v1 scaf1250, whole genome shotgun sequence genome encodes:
- the LOC121573068 gene encoding annexin A2-like isoform X1; protein product: MEALLKCMQNTPPKASSPAMWWGTLGTVRPFPNFNSEKDARDIQTALESKGSDVNTLVRILTNRNNAQRQSIAESYHNLTQKELCPALKKALSGGLEQLMLGLMMTPSQFDAHLLRQTMEGIGTDEESLLAVLCTKSPQQLKDATIAYKQEFGRYLENDLISETSKDFTKLVLAILKKEELNSKEIVDYQLIDQDVKALNDAVNGKKKDPAPWIQVLTTRDSNHLNRVLSRLEDLRGETVDKTVQSHFSGDLRLGFRTLVGSIPSIPFFLAQRLHSNIKKGSVVQGILISHSEEDLLCVRIEYRRLTNTSLYSTLQKEYKGEMQQALLALCRSEDL
- the LOC121573068 gene encoding annexin A2-like isoform X2 — encoded protein: MWWGTLGTVRPFPNFNSEKDARDIQTALESKGSDVNTLVRILTNRNNAQRQSIAESYHNLTQKELCPALKKALSGGLEQLMLGLMMTPSQFDAHLLRQTMEGIGTDEESLLAVLCTKSPQQLKDATIAYKQEFGRYLENDLISETSKDFTKLVLAILKKEELNSKEIVDYQLIDQDVKALNDAVNGKKKDPAPWIQVLTTRDSNHLNRVLSRLEDLRGETVDKTVQSHFSGDLRLGFRTLVGSIPSIPFFLAQRLHSNIKKGSVVQGILISHSEEDLLCVRIEYRRLTNTSLYSTLQKEYKGEMQQALLALCRSEDL